ATCACCAACATTATTGTCTTACACACTTTCTGTAAGCAGATGCAAtgagttaaaataaagcacatgaCAGCAGTCCTCAGGTCAGTCtttactaggcatgggccggtattagattgtggcggtatgataaccttggatcaaaatatcacggtttcacggtattgtgattactgctctaatatgtagtctttttgaatgtctgggtaaaagaCAAACTTGTTCCCctctgaaaacaatatattttattttgtaatagatttataatattttttggcagtaaacatgtcaggctaaataattcaaaagattaattgacttctgcggccctcatttgtttcaaaaacactgatttctttactatttaaaacagcatttttggataTTTATTCAGCTGGAGATaccgttgtcctaaaaaaactgtaaataatatatctcacacaacggtattacagaaaatttggcagttttaaaacctcgacttttccataccttaaaaacagttattggcccatgcctagtctttacactggcttccagttacattcaggatagattttaaagtagaaatgagtttattttgcttaccgCACCGGCATATCATTAACCCACAagcttttctgaaaacaagacaaagttaTTTACATGTccagaaatgcttcttgatttaggaatttgaatttacaaaatCAAAATGACAATAAGAAACGAGACAAACCCTCCTGCAGCGcattgtgcatgaaatgtgctgtataaatacactTACTCCTCTTGGCAATTTCTCCACTTTAACTAAAAACCATTCCTGGAGCTTGATGAGCAGCGGGCTGGGGGGATCTCTCACAATTGTCATCATGGCCACTTCGATTGGTATGGGTAACGGATATCCAGGCTGAAGATAAAGTGCACATTAGCTGCATATCAACAACATGTAATCCTGTTTTTCAATATAACTGTAAAAGAAAATCTGTAAATCAGCAGCTttacgtattttgtgattcatgttttttttctgtgtgtttatttatgcttttgaaatgcattatgggagcttgatgttTATTATCTGCACTGGTTTTGTCAATTGTGATGTAAAAATCTGGTAATTCGGCTTCTGACGGTATTAGATTTTAATGTGATGAATTGCAGAAGCTTTGATATTATCAAGATATTAAGCTGAGCTGTGAAACAGATTACTTTATCAGGTATGATTACAACAATACCTAGTGTATTGcttattaaatacatgtaaaaaaagattataaagtacaataataggtaacactataataaagtataaactaaactactttagataaattaactgatgttaacgaGAGGACTTTACTGCACAGAGTTAACGAACAAAAGACAAACAGTCTTATAATAATCTTAAAAGACACTctaaaagtgtaaataataattattcattattgtgcatgttcattattatgatatactgaattattgaatattggcatgtgactactttttctgttatatgtatataaagtcactgttaaactgcagagttaaattttcagcatcaaaactcGGCAGAGCACATATTAATTCCCatcataaccataaataaacagaaaacagcagTGAATCACAAAATGATCAGTAGATATTTGTATAACCACAGCCGCAGACAGACTCAtctaataaatgtattttgtgaTGCTTCAAATATGAATCACGCATGATGTTTTCAGACTTACCACATTGCTGTCAACTTCTGAAGTAGTCGACTTGATGATAAACTGTGGATGAAAAGTAGAATTAAACATGAGTGAGCAATCAAACATGATTTCTCTAAAGTTGATGTCCTCTAAACTGGACTAGGGTGAATAGACTTACCTGTTTGCCGTCCACTTTTCTGATACCACGATAGACATTGCCGTAGCAGCCAGCTCCAATATTTTCTTTCAGGTCATATTTTGCTTCCACTGAAAGATAAAAACAGCATGTTCATTTGAGACAGCTTCTAGTTATGCCTGAACagacagtataaaaataaagcaatttaacCCGTAACAgccaacaacataaacaaagccAATTTGCCCCGAATTAagttttttgaaactttttttaattcaaaagccttttcccaaaatatgtcaaaatagttTGTCACTAAAAAAATCACTCCATTTGCTGAAACTGAGAGAAAGTTGAGGCCAAATGACCCCAGTGTGTATGAAACAGcaacacaagggttaaacaacatcaatcaaacattaaaaatacatttaaatgtaccaGAACCAGGAGAAGGCCCTATCCTCTGTCTACATGGCGGTCTTCTTTGTCCGGAAGGACCGGGAACATGTAACatacttttttccatttattagcAGTAAATAACGCTCTCTAGGGTGTATAAATGAGTTTACTGCAGTTAATTATCTGAGTTTTCGCCTTGTCTGAGTATCAAATGAAAAGTTCCTCAATACACGTCTATTCTGTCAGGCGTCTGGTGGATTCTGACACTCGCGGTGCAGAGCGCGTTCGATTTATGACGTAGCGTAGGGCCAGACCAAAGATGGGATGGGGGTCCTGTAGGTACAGGTGTTCGCGTTTATTCTTCAGGGTGTAAAAGGTGAAGTGGCATATTAACGTACTGTTTAGGGCTCGtgataacattataaaatacGCGTGGACCTTATAAAActcttttgccatctctgcatgGGGAAAAGAGGGAAGAATAAAGTTAATCACGCAAGGCCTGGCATGATTGATATTTGACGGGTCCAACACGGCTGATTAATTTGAGGACTCTGCATCGGCCTTTAGCTCTGCACTGAATTTACAATGTTATACGGAATCACGATGCTTTGACTCTTGTCCAGAAGTCTGCTGCTAAGAAATCGAGAGCTCCGGAGTCTAATGTTAGTTGTCATGGAAACGAGGATGTCTTGGCGGCAGTACGTGAAGTTGCTAACCTATGGAATAAAATTTctgttataattataaaattcacGCATCTGCAATTATGAAACCGCAAAGGAAAACGGAACATAACTTGTGACGTTACTTTACAGACACGAAATAGTTTCACCACGGACACGAAGAGTACGAATCAAACAGCGACAGTCCACTGTCAAAATACATCACCGCGgtcacaggcattaataaacgAGCCAGAGTCATCGATCACAACAGTGCGCTTGCGTGATGAGATCCTGAATCCTGACTGAAGGAAGCCCGCCGAACAAAATGTCTGGGCAGCTCCCACACACCGTCTCAGGTAAGACTTTTGTTAATCCCTCTTTGAGAACTGTCCTccatgagctgtaataaaggttgAGACTCAATGATGTCCATTTTCGCTGTGTTTCTTagacattttacagaatcaaaattaAGATCAGGCCGAGGATAGCAAGCTAAGTTAGCATAACGTAAGTGAACTTGACAGGCAGCGAGCGCAGAACTTCTCAGTGAATCACTTAACGGTGTTTAACTATAACATGGCATCTGTTGATTAAGTGTTTTTGAAAGCCAGATAGACTATTGATCTATTATAAAGAAGATATCAGCAAAAGGCAAGTTAAATATTTGAgggtttttgcttatttttatgacACTGAATCAAATCcatcaattgtttaaaaaacttgAGATCTACGTTAATTTATCTTATTATCACCGAATGAGTGggaaaatatattgaataatgtaATAAAGTCTGTGCAGATTAGCAATTGGTTAAATAAGTGACCCGGACCCATGGGCGTAAATCATGAGGGGCAGTCATTTAAACACTCGTAtttcatctgaaagctgaataattaAGCTCCTCATTGATTTATGAGAGAAGATTATATGTTCAGATATACgtttttatattatctttaagTTAGCAATCCACATTACTAAGCAGAAATgacgtttttatatatttatagcaatttacaaagtctttatgaagagaattcTTATCTAAAGTAGAGTAACCTAACTTAAATAATTTGAGCAAATAgccaaaaaagtatattttgtctCATATAGTGACTATTCCCTCAAATCTACCTGCTCAACATAAGACTCGTTTCTTAGTATTAGAAAAATGCccaatatctatctgtctgtctgtttttaattaGCTCCGATTATGTCCTGCTTACAAGCACTTGAATCTATGAAAACTGATCATACTAAGATTTTTAGCATAAtagaaaaagtggaccttttaaaGACTAAAGACTTTGATATTATTTTCTGCTGGATACCAGGCTGGTCATATGGGATGAGTTGGAAATGAGCGTGCAGATAAAGCATGATAAAGGAAGATAGAAGTTGGAGATAACAGAACGTAAACTTCCTGTGTCTGATGTTAAACCTGTTTTAAATCTGTATGTTAATGAGAAATGGCAGATGGAATGGGATGAATGTAGGAAAAACACATGGTATGAAGTGaatccattaattaatgaaaGGAATAATTACCATTTTGAAAATAGACATGACCAGGTTGTTCATACAAGATGTAGCATCAGACACTCATGGCTTACACTCGCATATTTATGAAAAGCGGAAGAAATACCTATTGGTGacttgtgtaaaaatattttaccgataaaacattttaatatgtttaaaatatttcccgaatAAAAACGTTCTCTAATATCATGTAAAAATacacattgtgtttttaaatgatattggAGAATGTTTTTATTCTGGAAATATTTGAAGTGAGCTGTTTGAAAAggtgttttacaatatttatctttaatctaactaaaagattgtatatgactgttttcagtgttgttgcttgctacttgtatgttttttgttgttattttaaaatgtatgtttgctAAGATTGTTTACTAACTGCAATGAGCGTCATCATGCTAACTGATATGATATgattataaattgtatatttagtacatgttttttgccatgaatatagccaatgctgctgatatggcattaaaacctaaataaaatctgtccatccatccatccatccatcgttctgtctatctatctatctatctatctatctatctatctatctatctatctgtctgtctgtctgtctgtctgtctgtctgtctgtctgtctaccctcTTTAACCATTGTCAATCATAATTCTGCATGACTTACAGCttaattttatgttaatgtttatcAGGTTCCATTTGGAGAAATAATATCTGCTGCTCAAAGCCTGGTGTCGAGGCTCACCAACACCCTAAGATCACCAGAGAACACAAACCAACTAAGAGAGATTAGTtcaacacagagagagaggacAACATCAAGTTTCCAGAGCCAGTCAGTTCAGCAAGAAATGAGGTGTGAGATTCAGTGGATGACTGTATGTGTAGAAGAatctaatgtgtttttttctctaataCAAATTGTTCCTACACTAATGAGAAAATATTTGTAGGTCATTTCCTGGGTTTTTCCGAGAGGAGCGTAGAGGGAAAAGCTGTTTTGCACCATATAAGGGGCAATGTAAAagcttattaatgtatttttacctGCTGGACAAACAGCATGAAAAAACACCAAAAGGAGAGGCAGAAGTACATCTCACTATGGCTGGACTTGGAAGACAGCAGTTAAATGTGCAAGAAAATTTCCCCCATTCAGAGGTATGATTAAAGTTCCATGCCctgttattttgtatttctgtatttgttccaaaattataatgtattaattagggatgctcatttcggttaattttgctaaccgacaaccgtcgctcattaatcggttattaacggttaactggtcagattacaattaattttatattaaacaaattgacgtgtctattttgtgtctgacacattaaataatgcattttaaaatactaatttatttttatatgctagcacagtggttctcaaactgtggtacgtgtaccactagtggtacgcaggcttccttctagtggtacgcggatgaatcaaatatgtaatatgtacatgctacatatatttaaagaaattatcaaaaatgatttatatacgaatatgatgacataaagcctatatttatgaggtctaggcaacatttccaggtgctaACAAACCAggagttatttcttttttaaactgtacagagcttaaGCTGCTTTACTAGACctaatacgctactgtatttcaaaactgctcattatggtggtacttgcaaagacaatttttttccgaggtggtacttgatgaaaaatgtttgagaaccactgtgctagcatattaataatagaacaaaacaacagagcatctttacgcacttgcagtgtttagcacagaagaacagaataagagaagaactaaataaaatgaataaaataaataggactgccctaaattattttcacttcaataattaatttatattacaaaacgaaaatactgactgattctttttaataaccggcataggctgtttttttttcgccaatcatgttttttttttcttctgtcaaataaaatcgCAGACTTTCTCAAATCGCcagctccacggaaaatatgcatttatttaatgccccgctgtcattattataatcacaaaacctttttacattttaatagaaatcattattttaaagaatatgtcctgatatggtttcctctctctctctctggcggttcaagtgcgcgcgctgcgtgatgaaaagacaacaacacgcgcgcataggttgactttttgtaaacagttttgttgtttaaatatgatgttacattattgtgcatacatgctttataagctgtaaaataaaaggtaaagcctatttgttgtgtttatgatgcagatccaggtcaacatcagcgctagtttggcatcaacacgtctgttaaacagcaatattcttcttccattttgcttctttggcaaatgtgtctgtagtagggatgtaatggtattagaatttcacggtacagtaatacctcggtatgaatgtcacggtacggtatttattgaatcatttacaggaaaaaacaaaacttatgaaaatactccaaaaaagtgccaaaagtgtcaatgacatacaaattagccatctatctgtaagctttgaaacaggaacttcaattttaataacaaaaaattattaaaccatgtaaaaaaataaagtttcaatttagtagtgttgaaaactcatcacattcaacatttaatcacactcagcccatctacacagatgagagctctgctagtcggacttctcatcaagcatctcccgctggatctaatctcactatatttattaaacaggatatttcatttatcttgttgtctttatctaacgacatattccctgactttggtcattggaatctattacttgttctcaggtaacgtgttttggctgagcgcaaagataagttaatgattaatgtaaccacgtacattctgtatattgactgatcgcttgcctttatttcctataatgtataaacttattgtatgttatacatttaaaatggccattatcgattcttaaaactgatactcagcaaaagagagggtgtgtttcgtattttcactgaaattgaaaggaggcagttgttatcggctccgttttgttatcaatatccacacagtgaagatgacgctcatcttatgcagcacgacgcctcaacatgtctgctgtctaagttgctaatattaaaatgaaaataggcagttccttaaatcatgtttacattttattgttgagaaagtgaaacaagccagggtgatgtgaatgaagttataaagtacactgttccctttgaagatttacccgtgtcctcggtataatctgcttttccatatcaaactgagaagaagagactgcagccttgatcaaacttgcgaagtctgaacttacacggagataatgcaggactgaactgtgcgtgttaggctacttaatattcaggaaaagccccaatcagagaggcgaatgtctgcagccccgcttccgttttcagatgtctccgttttccatcatccacactgagacggagcagcagttttcggcgctcgagtactccggcgtagtgtggacggttggcgtaaccgtagcaaaacttatgcgttttcaaactaaaacgcattagtgtaaacagggccttagagttttccagctcttttcatccccgcttctagcagcacactccatttccgcattactggatctgtagcgagtcatgcgacttcggtaatatcgaaaaaaaataatattgcggtatgacggtatttacaataccgttacatccctagtctgtaggcacgggttatacgttgtcgtcccgcaagttaagtatgccttgcagttaaacaaggggccgaaaacgaggcgcacctcactgcctttatgttgacaaggaaaaaagaagagaggaccgcgcttcttctcatgaaacgactgaatcagctgggtatcgattgtgtctgtgttgttacaattgtaatatttaataatatataataaattgatattcaagatttgtatattcatccagctctggataacttaaaacagcgattagaccttcagagcggcaataatgcgtcctgaagtaaagcgaaacggctataaactctagcaagatagagtgattatatgcagagccatattcctttatctttaaataaagtagaactatagaaactgtgttcatcttaactgaaagcttcgtcgtgttttctggcctcacgcatcgcgcacctgtcagtcagtcagcacgtaacgccaaagggttaaacagactatacggttacagaaaagtttgcgttataatccacttaccttttaatacattttgatgcgattataatccgctattaaaaacaacaacaataactgaatgttttgaatggataatgtagccgtggcgggatgcattttggtccccgccatggaagaatgaatgtagcggaaaccatgctctttaaaagttctctgtagttgtcttgacaacacaaactgctgctctgggatgagccgcgagcaaaagatgcccctcttaacgcaaaggcgcattcaatcggccccttatgcagccaaactaaaaatatatcaaataatatgtttcatggtttaactgatagcattaatcggttacaaacgcacccttttggttaacggttaatcgattatattgagcatccctagtattaATATAATTGAACTGTTCAAGCTTTCAGATATACTTGTGAAATTGTTTCTAAAACTGGCCAACATCTGTGGTGGATGTTTGTTACGCAAGTTTTCAGGTatgttcttttttcttctttttttga
This sequence is a window from Danio rerio strain Tuebingen ecotype United States chromosome 16, GRCz12tu, whole genome shotgun sequence. Protein-coding genes within it:
- the LOC137487940 gene encoding uncharacterized protein isoform X2; translated protein: MEKSMLHVPGPSGQRRPPCRQRIGPSPGSVEAKYDLKENIGAGCYGNVYRGIRKVDGKQFIIKSTTSEVDSNVPGYPLPIPIEVAMMTIVRDPPSPLLIKLQEWFLVKVEKLPRGVSVFIQHISCTMRCRRVCLVSYCHFDFVNSNS
- the LOC137487940 gene encoding uncharacterized protein isoform X3, with protein sequence MEKSMLHVPGPSGQRRPPCRQRIGPSPGSVEAKYDLKENIGAGCYGNVYRGIRKVDGKQFIIKSTTSEVDSNVPGYPLPIPIEVAMMTIVRDPPSPLLIKLQEWFLVKVEKLPRGKSLWVNDMPVRKCVRQ